CAAAACGTTGGGGTTTCTTGGTCTATAAACATGCCACTCCTATCGGAGTTTGCAAATCCCGCCACGACCGCATGGTGGCCTTGGTCGAACGCATGCTCGCCCTGCACCAACAACTTGCCGCCGCCAAAATCAGCCACGACAAAACTGCCCTGCAGCGCCAAATCGAAGCCACCGACAAACAAATCGATCAACTCGTTTACGAATTGTACGGCCTGAGCGAGGAAGAAATCAAAATCGTTCGAGCAAGAGCAATATTCAACACGAACGAAATTCTGTTCAATTAAAATAAATCACAAACTGGGTAGGCGCGCTTTCCAGGGAAAATTCGAATTGATGCTGGGTTAGAATCTCCTGAATCATGGTCAGGCCGAGGCCCTGGCCTTGCGCTTTGGTGCTGAAAAATGGGGTGAAGAGATGCTGCCGTACTTCGGGCGTGAAGCCGCTGCCGCTGTCTTCAATGACGACAAAGACTCTGCCGTTTTTTTCGCCGCTGCGCACCGTGATCACGCCGTTTTCGCCGATGGCTTCCATGGCATTCTTGAAAATGTTAATGAACACCTGTTCCATTTGACTTTTGTCCAGCGCCACGGCCGGCAGCGGTGCGGGTATTTCCCGCTTCCAAACAATGTTGCGGCGTTCGCATTCGGCTTTGAGCAACAGTTCGATGTCGTGCAGCAACCCGGCGAGATTGCAGGGCTGCTTGCGCGGCGGCGGGAGTTTGATCACATTCGCAAAGCCGCGCATAAACGTGTTGAGATGATCGATGCGCAAAATCGCCACCTGCAACGCGTTGGCAAAATCCCGGCGATCGTCCTCGCGCAATTGTGTTTGATAGTTCAAACAGGAGTGCAGCAGCGATTGCACCGCGCCGGTGGAGTTGTTGATTTCGTGCGACATCATGCGGATGAGTTTTTCATAAGCCGCTTTTTCGGAACGGCGCAATTCCTCCGTCAATTCTTCCAGCAAAATAAATGTGCGCGCGAAACCCTGATCGAGAAATTGCGATTTTTGGCACTTCACGCGGCGCCGGCCTTGCAGGTGAATGATCTGTGATTCGCCGGCGCGCATGAGGTTCAGGCTCTCGCCGAAACGGGTGTCAAGCCCGGCCAGTGTTTTGCCCTGCAATGCCTCCGCCGGCGTCTGCAAAATCTTTTCGGCGGCGGGATTGACGTAGGAAATTTTCTCGTCGAAATCACAGGTGATGATGCCCGAGGGCGACGCTTGCAGCACACGTTCGAGAAAATAATGCTTTTCCTGCAAGCGCGTGCGCTCTTCGCGGAGCTGGTCGATCATGCGATTGTAAACCACGATGAGTTGATCGATCTCGAGCTGGCCGACTTCGAGGAATTTTGAGGTAAAATCACGTTCTTTGATAAACTCGGCGCCGGTTAGCACCAGGTCGATGGGCTTGAACAAGGCGTTGAGCAACCGTACGGCGAGCAGAAACGAGAGCAGGAAGAAAACTTCAAGCGCGAGCAGCCAGGCGCGATGCTCCCACAAGCTGAAAGCGACAACGCCCGCGAACAAGAGGTGAATGCCAAGCAAGTAGAGAATGAACTTTCGGCGCAAGCTCACGGCGTGATTCCGAATTTTTCGAAGCGACGATAGAGCGCGGCGCGGCTCAGGCCGAGCGCCTCCGCGACTTTGCTGATGTTGCCGTCATGATGTTTCATGGCCTTTTCAATCATGGCTTTTTCCATGTCGTCGAGCGTCATGCTGCCCACCGCGGGCAGTGTGTCTTTATCGCTTGTCGCCGGTTGCATCGCCTGCGCCTGCATGAAATCCGCGGCGTCGAGCGTGTCTTTGCCGTGCAGCAAGACGGTGCGCTCGATCACATGCCGCAATTGCCGAACGTTGCCGGGCCAGGGTTGTTGTTGCAGCCAGTGCAGCGCTTTGGCGCTCACGCTCAGGTTGGGGCGGCGATATACCTTGCCGAGATTCTGCAAAAAATACTGCGCCAGCAAGGCAATATCTTCGACTCTCTCGCGCAGCGGCGGCGCGTGCAGCGCAATCAAATTCAAACGATATAACAAATCCTCGCGGAATTCGCCGCGGCTTACCATTTCGGCAAGATTGCGATTGGTGGCGGAGATCACGCGCACGTCCACGGTGCGGCTGCGGCTGGAGCCGAGCGGCTCGTAAGTCCGGTCTTGCAGCACGCGCAGCATTTTGACTTGCGCGCTGGGATCGAGATCGCCGATTTCATCGAGAAAAATCGTGCCGCCGTCGGCAAGCTCGAACCGGCCTTTGCGATCATAACGCGCATCGGTGAAGGCGCCCTTCACGTGGCCGAACATCTCGCTTTCGAACAAGGTCGCGGAAATGCCGCCGAGATTGACTTTGATGAAGGGGCCGTCTTTGCGCTCGCTGTTGCGATGAATGGCCTCGGCAATCAACTCTTTGCCGGTGCCGCTTTCGCCGGTGATCAACACCGAAGCCTCGGTAGCGCTCACGCGGCCGGCAAGATCGAGCACGCGCAGGAAATTCGGCGCGCGGCCCACGAGGTTGCTGAAATCATGCTGTGCTTCCAGCGCTTCGCGCGTGATTGCGGTTTGAGCGGGTTCGGCGCTGACAGCAGAAAGTTTGAGCGCGGTTTTGACCGCTTGCAACAGTTGTTCGTTAGACCAGGGCTTGGTGATAAAATCCGAGGCGCCCGCTTGCATGCCTTTTACCGCCAATTCGATGGAACCCCAGGCGGTGATGAGAATGATGGGCGCGTGCGGCTGCCGTTGTTTGATCTCCTTGAGCAACGCGATGCCCTCTTCGCCGCTGGTGCGGCGGGAGAAATTCATGTCTTGCAGAATGAGGTCGAATTTTTCGTGCGTTAATTTTTGCAGGGCTTCCTGAGGAGAAGCGGCGGACTGCGCCGCAAGGCCCGCTTGCTTGAGCAGCAAAGCCAATGATGCGGTTACGGAAAAATCATCATCGATAATGAGGATCATGCCGGAGGCCGGGGTTGGTGCAAGCGCTGGTACCGCGCTGCTCCCAAAATTTACGCAACCAAGAAAAGCGCCGGCGGCTGCGAAGAAAACGGTAAAACAATCCGCATGTCATCGCGCGGCGCCGGAATTTCCTGCCGTTCGTTGAAAAAGCATCGGCTGAAACTAATTATTTTCAGCGGAAGATGCAACGCCTTCGTCAATCGTGGCGGGAATGCGGAACTTTTTCAGATTGGGGCTTTGCCGGATGTTCTTTTTTGCCGTTCGCGGACGCGGGCAGGTGCGGCGTTTTAGAATGTTTATGGCGAGATGGGGATTTGCCGTTGCGAGATTCGAGATGTGGTTTAAGCTGTCTGCCGGCGGCGGGGGAAGCGGGAAGCGGTTGCAGCGCCAGCGCCGGTTGTTTGCGGAACAATGACGCGACAATGGAAATGGTGAGTGTCACACCGATGACGGCAAGCGAAAGCCATTCCGGCACTTTCACAAAATCGATGATCAGCATTTTTACGGCGACGAAGAACAGGATGAAAATAATGCCGGGCTTGAGATACGCAAAATTCTTGGCCATGCCGGCGAGCACGAAATACAGCGCGCGCAAGCCCAAAATTGCAAAAATATTCGAGGAAAAGACGATGAACGTATCGGTGGTAATGGCAAAAATGGCGGGAATCGAATCGACGGCGAAGATCAAATCCGAGCTTTCGATCACGAGCACGACCAGCAGCATCGGCGTCGCGTGCCACACGCCGTTCTCACGCACGAAAAAGCGGTCGCCCCTGTAATGCGGTTGCACTTTGACGAAGCGCTGCAGCAAGCGCAGAAGTTTGTTGTTGCTCGGGTCAAAGGTTTCGCCGTCGAGAAAAATCATTTTGATGACGGTGTAGAGCAACAGGCCGCCAAACACGTACATCATCCAATGAAATTGATGAACCAAAGCCGCGCCCGCCACGATGAGAATGCCGCGCATCACAATTGCGCCGATGATGCCCCATTTCAAAATGCGCGGCTGGTGCTCCGGCTTCACATTGAAATAGGAGAAGATCATGATGAACACGAAGAGGTTGTCGGTGCTGAGCGATTTCTCCACGAGATAACCGGCGAGAAACTCGGTGGCATGCTTGGGGCTGAGAACATAGCCGATGCCGGCGCTGAATAAGAACGCTGCGCCAATCCAAATGATCGACCATAGCGTCGCTTCCTTCATCGAAGGGGCGTGAGATTTACGATTGACAATGCCCAAATCTATAAGCAGCATGACGAGGATGGCCACGCTGAAAACGCCCCACATGAACGTTTCGGTATGCGGTATCATGATACATTCATTTCATTGATGATTCAAACAGCCGGAGTTTTGCAGAGTTGAAAGCCCGGGCGCATATTTACGCCGTGCAGCGGCTTACCTACAGCAGGTTGATCTAAACGCGGTTCGATTAACCCCGGCGCTGCGCCAGTTGTTTACCATCAAAAAATATACCGGCAAACAAAGGCTTTGCGGCTGATGAAGCAATTGCTGTATAATTTATATTTTAAAGTTGATGGTTGGCGCGAATTGCTGCTTAAACGGCCACGCAAATCAAAATTTTATTGAGACACCTGTATTGCCGGAGAACATCATCCGGTTGTGAACAAAAAATAAATCCAACTCGAAAAGCCGGAAGCTCCCGAGTTGGATTTGCCAAAACAGAAAAAACTTATTTCGTGGGCGCTTTGGTCAGCGCAACGACTCCCGGAAGATCTTTCCCGCCGAGAAACTCTAATGAGGCGCCGCCGCCAGTCGAGACGTGTGAGATTTTATCCGTCAAACCGGATTTTGACAGGGCAGCCACGGAATCGCCGCCGCCCACCACGCTGAATGCGCCCTTGCTGGTTGCTTCCGCCACCGCTTGCGCCACGCCCATTGTGCCCGCAGCAAATGCCGCACGCTCGAACACGCCCATCGGCCCGTTCCACAAAATGGTTTTGGCTTGCAAAATCAGTGTGCGAAAACGTTCGAGGGTTTGCGACCCGATATCGCCGGCGAGTTTGCCCGCCGGAATGTCAATCAGGGCATGCGGCACGGCATCGGCGCCGTCGATGCCGCTGGCAATAACATGATCGCTCGGCAATTCCAGCTTGACCGGCTTGCGCGGATTCGAGTATTCCGCCACCCGCATGACATTTTGCGCGACCGCGAGCTTGTCCGTTTCGAGCAGGGAGTTGCCAATTTCATGGCCTTGCGCCTTGAGAAAGGTATAAGCCATGCCGCCGCCAATGAGCAAATGCGAAACTTTGGTGATGATGGTATGAATGACTTCGATTTTATCGGAAACCTTCGCGCCGCCGAGGATGGCGACATAAGGCCGGGGCGCATCGCCGAGCATCTTGCCCAGCGCGGTCAATTCCGCCTTCATGAGATAACCGGCGACGGACGCGGTTTTGAGAATTTTTGCAATGCCCTCCGTGGAAGCATGCGCGCGATGTGCCGAGCCGAACGCATCATTGACATAAACCTCGCCCAGCGCGGCCAATTGCTTGGCGAAATTGGGGTCGTTCTTTTCCTCTTCCGGATGAAAGCGAACATTTTCCAGCATGAGAATCTCACCCGGCGCCATTTTATTCACCATCGCCTCCACATCGCCGCCCACGCAATCCGGCGCCATTTCCACATTTTTGCCGAGAAGCTGGGTCAGCCGGTTGGCCGCCGGCATGAGAGAATATTTGGAGTCGGGGCCGCCTTTGGGACGGCCGAGGTGGGACATGAGAACGATTTTAGCGTTCGCCTGCTGCAGCTTTTTAATGGTTGGGAGGGCGGCGCGAATGCGCGTATCGTCCGTGACCGTGCCGTTATCCAGCGGAACATTGAAATCGACGCGCACCAACACGCGTTTCTCTTTCAGATCAATATCATCAATCGTCAGCTTATCCATGACCATCATCCTTTTGCCATAAAAAATCAAATGATCTGGTTAATTCTTATAAAAAGGCGGAATAACCGTTGTTTTTGAAGACAAAGAATTTAGTTTTTTTGCGTCTAAAGTCAAGCTGAATTCCTGGCACGCAATAAAATTCATGAATGCGCTTGAACGAATAGTCTCGCCGGCTGTCAAAAGGTAAAATGGAAATCCACGTGTCTTTCATCAAACAAGCAAACTATGGAAATTTCAGAGCACGAAGTTGAGCGGTTGCTGCACAAACTCGCGGCGCTCCAACATGAGATTCAGAAACGCATCGTCGGACAAACGCAAACCATTGAAGAGCTGTTGATTGCGTTCGTGGCCGGCGGGCATTGTCTGCTCGAAGGCGTCCCCGGACTGGCAAAAACATTGATGATTCGCACGCTCGCCGAGGCCGTGCATCTTTCTTTTCAACGCATTCAATTCACGCCGGATTTGATGCCAACCGACATTGTCGGCACGGAAATCCTCGAAGAGGATCACGCCACCGGCAAGCGCTTCTTCAAATTCAACAAAGGCCCGATATTCGCGAACATCGTGCTGGCGGATGAAATCAATCGTACGCCGCCGAAAACGCAGGCGGCGCTGCTGGAGGCAATGCAAGAGTACGAAGTCACCTACGGCAAAACGACCTATGCGCTCGATCGTCCGTTCTTCGTGCTCGCCACGCAAAATCCCATCGAGCAAGCCGGCACCTACCCCTTGCCGGAAGCGCAGCTCGACCGGTTTTTGTTGTACGTCACGATTGATTATCCCGGCGAACGTGAAGAGTTCGACATTCTCGCGACCACGACGGGAAACCGGAAGGTTGACCTGCAGCCGGTGATGCAGGCGGAGGACATTCTATTTGCGCAACGCGTGACGCGCGAGGTGAGCATTCAAGAGGATTTGATCGGCTATGCCAATCGCCTGGTGCGCGCGACGCGGCCGTTGGAGAATGAGAACGCCATAAGCGCGGTGAAGCAATGGGTGAGATGGGGCGCCGGACCGCGCGCCGGGCAGGCGTTGATTCTGACCGCAAAAGCGCGAGCGTTAGTGCATGGCCGTTTTGCCGTGACTTTGGCGGATTTGCAGGCCATGGCGCCCTCGGTTTTTCGCCATCGCATTTTGATCAACTTCAAAGGAGAGGCCGAGCGCATTCGACCGGATGACGTGACGAAAGAATTGTTGCAGCATGTTTCCGAGCCGCGCAGCCCGCTGGCCTGAAGCGGATTTCCAAGATTTCTCCCAGCGAAATCCGTTGGCCGCGTTCATCCGGTGGAACATTTCTTCAGTACTTTGCGTTTTCGCGGTTTGTAATGAAAAAAGACCCTTAACCCTCCGGTGAGGAAATAGGTCAAGGGTCCTTTCTATGAGGAAGGTAGGCATGCTTACGAAGCTTTGTTCTTGCCGTTTTCGTATTCTTGCAGGATGGCGGCGACCATCTTCTTCAATTCCTCGGAATCCTGAAATCTCAAATCGACTTTCAAGAATTCCATCGCCCACTTGTTCTGCATTTTATAGAGGGTGACCAGCGCCAGCTTGCGCACGCGTTCATCTTTGTGATTCCGGTAGACGCGCATGACGTCATAAACGGCCACGTCGATGTCGAGTTTGTCCGCGTTTTCGATGTAGAAGTGCATCGCCGATTGACGCAGTCCTTCGTTGTCGGAAGACAGCGCGCGCACCAGGTTCTTGCTGACGTGTTTCCAATTGATTGCTTTTTCAGAGGCGGAGCTGGGGCTGGCTGCCAACAGGCAAACGCCGAGCGCCGCGGCGGTAAAGATGTGCAACAATCGCTTCATGAGACACCTCAAGATTAAGTATGGTGAATGAGAATGAATGAGTTGATGAAATCGTCTTGGCTGATTTGGTGGCGTTTTTACGCGCGGTTTCAGCGGTTGTTGCGCGAAGAGGCGTTTGCAAAAATTTAATTGTCATTCGTAATTTTTCTGCATCTTTTAAAAATCCCTTTCGTCTCATGGCAGTTTCTTCGTACCGGTTTATCGACCCCCACGTGCTGGCGGCGATTTCGGATTTGGCGCTGCTGGCCAAAACCGTGGTGGACGGTTTCATGCTCGGTATGCACCAAAGCCCCAAGCTGGGCGCGGGCCTGGAATTCAATCAATATCGCAGCTATCAACCGGGCGATGATTTGCGCCGCATTGATTGGAAACGGTACGCCCGCTCCGATCGTTTTTTTGTGCGGGAATCCGATGTTGACACGAGTATCAACATTCGTTTTTTGCTCGATGCGAGCGCTTCAATGGCGCACACCGAGGCAGGTTTGTCGAAATTCGATTATGCGCGCTTTCTCGTGGCGGCGCTGGCTTATCTTGCGCACACACAAGGCGATGCCATTGGCCTTGCCATTCTGAACAACGCGCGCTTGCTCTCGCTGGCGCCCAAACGCGAGCGCCAGCATTTGCATCACGTTTTGCACCAGCTCGAGGTCGCGCGGCCGGCCGGGGTGTGGCCGGGGCTGGCCGATCTGGAAAATGCCTTTGCCGCCGCACAAAAACGGGAATTGCTGGTGGTGGTCACCGATATGCACGAACAAGCCGATGAAATTCTTGCTGCACTCGCGCATGTGCGCGCCTATAAAAATGAAGTTTTACTTTTGCAAATTATGGCGCGCAACGAGTTGACGTTTGCGCATCAGGGATTCCTGGCATTCGAGGATTTGGAATCAGGCAGAATTGTTGATGTGGAGGCGGAGCAGGCGCGTTCAGCCTATCTTGCCGCATTGACGCAACATCTTACGGAGTTGAAGCAAAGCCTGCATGAACAAAATATCACCCACGAAATGTTTGTGAGTGATCAACCCCTTGATTTTGCTTTGCGCAGTTATCTGGTACAACGCATGAAAATGGGCTAAAGGCAAGCCAAATTTTAGCTTGCATCTTAGGGCGTTAGCTATTAAATTCGCAGCCGCTTTTGTTTAAGCCGAATCAAAATTTTGCAAGATCGCTTTTCATAAAAATTTAAGCAGGAGAATGTCATGGCCAAGCAACAAGCCTTTGCCGATAAGGTTGCCAAGCAACAAAAAAGCGGGCACAGCGGCGTCGTGGTCAAATATATCGAATCCAAAAAAACGGGACGTGGAAGCTGGAAGTTTTTGGAACGTCACGTAAAGCTGGGTTCGCTCGACGAGATTGAAAAGATCAAATAAGAAACGCGCGTTTGCGCGCAGGTTATTTAAAATTTATTCGAATTCAAGGAAGGCTCAACGATGTCGCGCCAATGTCAAGTCACCGGCAAGGGAACCGCCTCCGGCAACCAAATCAGTCACGCCCATAATGTGACCAAGAGAAAGTTTTTTCCGAACCTCAAACGCAAGCGGTATTGGGTGCCGGATGAGAATCGCTTCGTCACGTTGACGGTTTCGACG
The sequence above is drawn from the Cytophagia bacterium CHB2 genome and encodes:
- a CDS encoding PAS domain-containing protein, giving the protein MSLRRKFILYLLGIHLLFAGVVAFSLWEHRAWLLALEVFFLLSFLLAVRLLNALFKPIDLVLTGAEFIKERDFTSKFLEVGQLEIDQLIVVYNRMIDQLREERTRLQEKHYFLERVLQASPSGIITCDFDEKISYVNPAAEKILQTPAEALQGKTLAGLDTRFGESLNLMRAGESQIIHLQGRRRVKCQKSQFLDQGFARTFILLEELTEELRRSEKAAYEKLIRMMSHEINNSTGAVQSLLHSCLNYQTQLREDDRRDFANALQVAILRIDHLNTFMRGFANVIKLPPPRKQPCNLAGLLHDIELLLKAECERRNIVWKREIPAPLPAVALDKSQMEQVFINIFKNAMEAIGENGVITVRSGEKNGRVFVVIEDSGSGFTPEVRQHLFTPFFSTKAQGQGLGLTMIQEILTQHQFEFSLESAPTQFVIYFN
- a CDS encoding sigma-54-dependent Fis family transcriptional regulator; translated protein: MILIIDDDFSVTASLALLLKQAGLAAQSAASPQEALQKLTHEKFDLILQDMNFSRRTSGEEGIALLKEIKQRQPHAPIILITAWGSIELAVKGMQAGASDFITKPWSNEQLLQAVKTALKLSAVSAEPAQTAITREALEAQHDFSNLVGRAPNFLRVLDLAGRVSATEASVLITGESGTGKELIAEAIHRNSERKDGPFIKVNLGGISATLFESEMFGHVKGAFTDARYDRKGRFELADGGTIFLDEIGDLDPSAQVKMLRVLQDRTYEPLGSSRSRTVDVRVISATNRNLAEMVSRGEFREDLLYRLNLIALHAPPLRERVEDIALLAQYFLQNLGKVYRRPNLSVSAKALHWLQQQPWPGNVRQLRHVIERTVLLHGKDTLDAADFMQAQAMQPATSDKDTLPAVGSMTLDDMEKAMIEKAMKHHDGNISKVAEALGLSRAALYRRFEKFGITP
- a CDS encoding TerC family protein, translated to MIPHTETFMWGVFSVAILVMLLIDLGIVNRKSHAPSMKEATLWSIIWIGAAFLFSAGIGYVLSPKHATEFLAGYLVEKSLSTDNLFVFIMIFSYFNVKPEHQPRILKWGIIGAIVMRGILIVAGAALVHQFHWMMYVFGGLLLYTVIKMIFLDGETFDPSNNKLLRLLQRFVKVQPHYRGDRFFVRENGVWHATPMLLVVLVIESSDLIFAVDSIPAIFAITTDTFIVFSSNIFAILGLRALYFVLAGMAKNFAYLKPGIIFILFFVAVKMLIIDFVKVPEWLSLAVIGVTLTISIVASLFRKQPALALQPLPASPAAGRQLKPHLESRNGKSPSRHKHSKTPHLPASANGKKEHPAKPQSEKVPHSRHD
- a CDS encoding phosphoglycerate kinase, encoding MDKLTIDDIDLKEKRVLVRVDFNVPLDNGTVTDDTRIRAALPTIKKLQQANAKIVLMSHLGRPKGGPDSKYSLMPAANRLTQLLGKNVEMAPDCVGGDVEAMVNKMAPGEILMLENVRFHPEEEKNDPNFAKQLAALGEVYVNDAFGSAHRAHASTEGIAKILKTASVAGYLMKAELTALGKMLGDAPRPYVAILGGAKVSDKIEVIHTIITKVSHLLIGGGMAYTFLKAQGHEIGNSLLETDKLAVAQNVMRVAEYSNPRKPVKLELPSDHVIASGIDGADAVPHALIDIPAGKLAGDIGSQTLERFRTLILQAKTILWNGPMGVFERAAFAAGTMGVAQAVAEATSKGAFSVVGGGDSVAALSKSGLTDKISHVSTGGGASLEFLGGKDLPGVVALTKAPTK
- a CDS encoding MoxR family ATPase, with the translated sequence MEISEHEVERLLHKLAALQHEIQKRIVGQTQTIEELLIAFVAGGHCLLEGVPGLAKTLMIRTLAEAVHLSFQRIQFTPDLMPTDIVGTEILEEDHATGKRFFKFNKGPIFANIVLADEINRTPPKTQAALLEAMQEYEVTYGKTTYALDRPFFVLATQNPIEQAGTYPLPEAQLDRFLLYVTIDYPGEREEFDILATTTGNRKVDLQPVMQAEDILFAQRVTREVSIQEDLIGYANRLVRATRPLENENAISAVKQWVRWGAGPRAGQALILTAKARALVHGRFAVTLADLQAMAPSVFRHRILINFKGEAERIRPDDVTKELLQHVSEPRSPLA
- a CDS encoding DUF58 domain-containing protein codes for the protein MAVSSYRFIDPHVLAAISDLALLAKTVVDGFMLGMHQSPKLGAGLEFNQYRSYQPGDDLRRIDWKRYARSDRFFVRESDVDTSINIRFLLDASASMAHTEAGLSKFDYARFLVAALAYLAHTQGDAIGLAILNNARLLSLAPKRERQHLHHVLHQLEVARPAGVWPGLADLENAFAAAQKRELLVVVTDMHEQADEILAALAHVRAYKNEVLLLQIMARNELTFAHQGFLAFEDLESGRIVDVEAEQARSAYLAALTQHLTELKQSLHEQNITHEMFVSDQPLDFALRSYLVQRMKMG
- the rpmB gene encoding 50S ribosomal protein L28; the encoded protein is MSRQCQVTGKGTASGNQISHAHNVTKRKFFPNLKRKRYWVPDENRFVTLTVSTHGMKIIDKIGIAKVLRDLRARGEKLHFSSPKKDPRAVPAKKAASEQPAA